In uncultured Methanobacterium sp., a genomic segment contains:
- a CDS encoding PQQ-binding-like beta-propeller repeat protein: MLKNKKALLTLIFLLICFLAVGATNAEDPPLASLNNSTNNSTNITNITNLTANFTSNTTIGVDNASVQFNDTSADNVTSWFWDFGDGNNSTQQNPVHLYTAPGNYSVSLTATDQTSNHVTVTKNNYIIIYSSIVDNIFNNPSFENGLDGWNITSTNSNVNVSSIQSHDGQYSMVISSNSVNGKITVQQNIDLSIVNSISFWIYGETSSLSPISSFNLYIDGVQVGTYSWVKDKWNQYTLNTSNYTGFHNITLSFSGYFLKYWKNVYIDSFTGVATKNSASFNIKPINSDTELLTVQFTDTSMGIISSRTWDFGDGTTSTEETPNHTFTKPGNYTVTLTVTSHYSNSTRSVNITVVKPTNTRTNATYDSIQAAIDDAQDGDTILVGSPYYLETYTENVNISKQVNLIAQGKVLITALNANNPVFNLIAGGSNSLINGFTITGATNSSGIHVSPSINATIINNIITGNNIGVSVDNGASNIHFNNIYGNNLYGLKFTGTGVDATNNWWGTNNPTYANGTSSPGKTDIYEAQNTNLTVYNPWIILTINVTNSTLKNGDNSSVTVDLNHNSQGQNTSDSGNIPDLPLNFNYDLGTITTTSTTTSKGRASTQITGGNNSRTANLSVIIGNYTVGIPITVDNIAPTVNATPGGTFNVTQNVTLIADDNNDNTIIYYTTDKTDPRDSTTRTQYTGNITINNTTTLRYAAVDLAGNWSPLYLQNYVIGTYGPENSDWPIFQNNGNNTGQSNYTGPQTNITRWTYNNVTIYGSAVIGSDGTIYICSNEGIIYAFNTNGTLKWIYTINSYLFGSPTIGADGTIYFMSWSNSTLYALVDNGTSGVLKWNFTAGGNNFGLSPSIGADGTIYIISSDNTGSILYAIDLNGNLKWTYSNVGIVYGTSPIIVSDGTIILADYNGTIYAINPDGTLKWLYRLNGEVYYSTFSIGNDGTIYIGTKNGILYALNNNGSVKWTCNIGESIYGAPSIATNGEIYVVGSSKLYALNSAGSLLWSYTIGSAVGNSVTSPAIGKDGIIYVGSSTGLYALTPNGTLIWSYTTGSICGSPSINSNGTLYVGTINGTFYAFKDIIIDFTAENVNGTTAVQFTENSDSHIINQTWNFGDGTTSTLPNPLHTYTKIGTYTVILTVTLSDNSIVKRAKIVIVDVIEPSVNASLSGGTFNNTQTVQLKASDDNDNVTIYYTTDGTDPRTSASRIELGPSGYIDIDNSKTLCFAALDISGKWSQIYNQTYTIIHVIPNYYDQTMIQDVLDHATPGSTVIFMGDSYDNLHLVINKKLNIISNVGTIITVTNYVGIVENEWHGVIPEIPIFDSSTSPVFLINGTEASGTSISGFTIITNIKLGVINSTTDPDYGDGHGWTPVNKTYVANTISENLNVIQINNANNVIIYNMNVIAANETAIAIIGSLNTTIENNNITNVYTGIYVSDSQGTQIIGNNISDYSKNNVDLENSQIVYIQENDIDGSFKGVKACSCSNIQINGNNINGDLGVDPTVFTNPSFENDFNGWILGNGASISTVEPHNGKYSVYFSFNGDITQVVDLTSIGFISFWGYSVDTYDGDGEYDLYIDDNLVKVFKIVQEASNYDPVTVESRWIQYVFSFDHLYTGNHTVRLTWNSGRVPVYVDDFSSFTAFNSANFVYTIVNNDTDPLTVQFNDTSTGLIDSWFWDFGDGTNSTDRNPVHTYQKLGVYTVSLTVSGKFYNSTITRDNLFNIEGPVNNRTGKIYQTIQEAINDDDTVNGDTILVGNSVYMQSYTENIQVTKRLNIIAIGTVIITALDPAKPVFTILSGGTGSVINGFTITGATSSSGIYISPGSGATITSNTLTGNSIGVNVDNGAANINFNNIYSNNLYGLEFTGTNVNAINNWWGSNNPIYGNLNMATGVKDIFEAQYSTNAIFNPWIVLKIYVSNDLLKENATSVVTADMTTNSNGQDTSSLGSVPRIHVSFFYNDPNPEDFTISKTLSSHGLSRAKITGGNISNIYIVSATVTGCRVSLNITVDTIAPTVNASLEGGHYNSTQTVTLTSTDNLGNTTIYYTVNGSDPRISGILYKDPLIINETTILRYAAYDPAGNWSPAYLQYYIMGVYGLGNSDWPCFQNNANNTGQSDYTGPQTNTTKWTFDNLTVYGSAVISSDGTIYVCSYDGTLYVFNSMGVLQWAYSTRSYILGSPTIGSDGTIYFSNCYNSTTYALSPNGTLLWKYNTGGYNFGSSPVIDADGIVYVVDTNGATGTLYAFYPRGILKWTYTINEIYGTSPIIGTDGTIYIADYKSTDNSGSMYAINSNGTLKWSYALNGGAYHSIFSIGPDGTIYMGTINGILYAMNSNGTLKQSYTLSVSSNGTVYLITNNGTQTSVYSSSNGTGNLLCTVSIDSNGTLCILTPHSGLIFDSESNSSRTCNDKPFYNIIIGPDGAIYVGTSKGIYVIINGEIRQLYDITIGSDGTLNITTQTGSYLLKNGVNQSYGFSVGTDGIIYIRAQLGEYAIINEIVQPATKHSTATNTIAESIYGAPAISPNGTLYLMGVKNLYAIGSGGNLLWTYNVGGLPTIKEATSAAIGNDGTIYVGSESGLYALNSDGTLKWSYTTGSICGSPAIAKDGSLYIGTLDGTFYAFNDIAANFEAYVNCTTVQFNDSSTGNITTWYWDFGDGTTSDEENPLHVYRKSGVYIVGLGVILSDGNILIRTKTIVTGPTVSANLVGGVYNTAESIILTVTGNGNTDIYYTTDGSDPRTSSTRKVYTEPIRISETKTLNYIALDSTGNWSPLYSQKYTILLVEYVQDYSYYDINTVNSDIQAILDKAYSGSTVIFLGQKYDNLHLTVNKELNIISNIGTLLTSSGSPVFSITGTSASGTWISGFIIITNNTGTGILLNNANNVTISDVSMSSTGGSPISVIGSSNTTIKDSTLSGSNNGIYISDSNNTLISGNIISGNLENGVYVENSLNTIINGGTIYNNGMNGVNICNSNGTLVDNVVINNNGLTGSSGSGVYIDSSDNVQISNNHITGNEYGIKTNGIINQANIISNFIYKNIWDGILLNGEDIINSFISSNNIQENGNGIHINCLNQNLTVNGNVIIDSTSTASGNGNGVWFEFGSYSNTFSFSHNILSGNEREDIETRNAGILDIKGSNWPGAPECGVPAHSDCDPSCQCRRWDPNMMWVITRTGENTYQVKLYDGVNGKLVTDIAPFAVTFTLGSEPITVMTVNGIATATFNGNSKGTVIAKAFEYEISSTLSNSDISYTSTTNNNDPGIIIPKKISNIAAWADGKKGTNGKGDGNTGDGNDGTGGAGHGSGSSSGSSGSASGSGASSGSGATVGLTSALSQASSAGSSSSSGSNGGSSQEKTVQELLTEETLQNPNFWAMLAIVILIIGVIGGYYRKDIKKMIEKSKK; encoded by the coding sequence ATGTTGAAAAATAAAAAAGCGTTATTAACACTGATTTTTTTACTAATATGTTTCCTGGCAGTGGGAGCAACAAATGCAGAAGACCCCCCTCTTGCCAGTTTAAATAATTCAACAAACAACTCCACCAATATAACAAATATCACGAATTTAACAGCTAATTTTACAAGTAACACAACTATTGGTGTGGATAACGCAAGTGTTCAGTTTAACGACACATCTGCTGATAATGTAACATCATGGTTCTGGGATTTTGGTGATGGAAATAATTCAACTCAACAAAATCCAGTACATCTTTATACAGCACCCGGTAACTATTCTGTTAGTCTCACGGCAACAGACCAGACCAGTAACCATGTAACAGTCACTAAAAACAATTATATCATTATTTACAGTTCAATTGTGGATAACATTTTCAACAATCCCAGCTTTGAAAACGGTCTTGATGGATGGAATATCACTTCTACTAACTCTAATGTAAATGTTAGCAGCATTCAATCCCATGATGGACAGTACAGTATGGTTATATCATCAAACAGTGTTAATGGAAAAATTACAGTCCAACAAAATATCGATTTATCCATTGTAAACAGTATTTCATTCTGGATTTATGGAGAAACCTCATCCCTATCTCCGATCTCATCCTTCAATTTGTATATTGATGGAGTCCAAGTGGGAACTTATAGCTGGGTAAAGGATAAATGGAACCAATACACGTTAAATACTTCAAATTATACTGGATTTCACAATATAACGTTAAGTTTTAGTGGATATTTCCTAAAGTACTGGAAGAATGTGTACATAGACAGCTTCACTGGAGTGGCTACTAAAAATTCTGCCAGCTTCAATATTAAACCCATTAACAGTGACACAGAACTTTTGACAGTTCAATTCACTGATACTTCAATGGGGATAATATCGAGCAGGACCTGGGATTTTGGTGATGGAACCACCTCCACCGAAGAAACCCCCAATCATACTTTTACTAAACCAGGTAACTATACTGTTACACTTACCGTAACAAGCCATTACTCCAATTCAACCAGATCTGTGAACATTACTGTGGTTAAACCAACTAATACTCGTACCAATGCAACTTATGACAGTATTCAAGCGGCAATTGATGATGCACAAGATGGTGACACCATCCTGGTAGGTAGCCCTTACTATCTGGAAACTTACACAGAAAACGTGAATATCAGCAAACAGGTGAATTTAATAGCCCAGGGAAAGGTGTTAATCACTGCATTAAATGCAAATAATCCAGTTTTCAACCTGATTGCAGGTGGAAGTAATTCTTTAATAAATGGTTTTACCATCACCGGAGCAACTAACTCCAGTGGAATTCATGTATCACCCTCCATTAATGCCACAATCATCAATAACATCATCACTGGAAATAATATTGGAGTTAGTGTGGATAACGGTGCTTCGAATATTCATTTTAATAATATTTATGGTAATAATCTCTATGGTTTAAAATTCACCGGTACAGGTGTGGATGCGACCAATAACTGGTGGGGAACCAACAATCCCACCTATGCGAATGGCACTAGCAGCCCGGGTAAAACAGACATATATGAAGCACAAAACACGAATCTAACCGTATATAACCCATGGATTATTTTAACAATTAATGTAACTAATAGTACATTGAAAAATGGAGATAATTCTAGTGTTACAGTTGATTTGAACCATAATTCTCAGGGTCAAAACACATCTGACTCTGGAAACATACCTGATCTGCCTTTGAACTTTAATTATGATCTGGGAACAATTACCACCACCAGTACAACCACTTCCAAAGGAAGAGCAAGTACACAAATAACCGGAGGCAATAACAGCAGAACAGCTAATTTAAGTGTAATTATTGGGAATTACACCGTTGGTATCCCAATAACCGTGGATAATATAGCCCCTACTGTAAACGCCACCCCGGGAGGAACTTTCAATGTTACACAAAATGTAACATTAATTGCTGACGATAATAACGACAACACAATCATTTATTACACTACTGACAAGACAGACCCCCGTGACAGCACTACACGAACGCAGTACACTGGAAATATCACGATTAATAATACCACAACACTCCGTTATGCAGCAGTAGATCTGGCGGGTAACTGGAGCCCTCTTTATTTGCAGAATTATGTTATTGGAACCTATGGCCCTGAAAATTCAGATTGGCCCATCTTCCAAAATAATGGAAACAACACCGGTCAATCAAATTACACTGGACCACAAACCAACATTACAAGATGGACTTACAACAATGTGACTATTTACGGTTCTGCAGTGATTGGATCAGATGGGACAATCTACATCTGCAGTAACGAGGGGATCATATATGCCTTTAACACTAATGGAACACTTAAATGGATTTACACCATTAACAGTTACTTATTTGGCTCACCCACTATTGGTGCAGATGGGACTATCTACTTCATGAGCTGGTCCAACAGCACATTATATGCACTGGTAGATAATGGGACCAGTGGGGTTTTAAAATGGAATTTCACTGCAGGAGGTAATAATTTCGGGTTATCACCATCAATTGGAGCCGACGGCACAATTTATATTATTTCATCTGATAACACTGGAAGTATCCTCTATGCCATTGATCTTAATGGGAATCTGAAATGGACATACAGTAATGTGGGAATAGTTTATGGAACTTCCCCCATAATTGTTTCAGATGGAACCATAATTTTAGCAGATTATAATGGTACTATCTATGCCATAAATCCGGATGGAACACTAAAATGGTTGTACCGTTTAAACGGAGAAGTTTACTACAGTACTTTTTCAATTGGTAATGATGGAACCATCTATATTGGAACTAAAAATGGCATATTATATGCATTAAACAATAACGGAAGCGTTAAATGGACGTGCAACATTGGAGAATCAATTTACGGCGCTCCTTCCATTGCAACCAACGGCGAGATCTACGTGGTCGGCAGTAGTAAACTGTATGCCCTAAACTCCGCTGGTAGTTTACTCTGGTCTTATACTATTGGAAGTGCTGTTGGAAATAGTGTAACATCACCGGCTATTGGTAAAGACGGGATAATCTATGTTGGAAGTAGCACTGGATTATACGCCTTAACACCTAACGGAACTCTCATATGGAGTTATACCACCGGCAGTATCTGTGGTTCACCCTCCATCAACAGCAATGGCACATTATATGTTGGAACAATTAACGGCACGTTCTACGCGTTTAAAGATATTATAATTGATTTTACAGCCGAAAATGTCAACGGAACAACAGCTGTGCAGTTTACTGAGAATTCGGATAGCCATATAATAAATCAGACATGGAACTTTGGAGATGGAACCACATCCACCCTACCCAACCCGTTACACACCTACACTAAAATTGGTACCTATACCGTCATTTTAACAGTGACTTTAAGTGATAATAGCATAGTTAAACGGGCTAAAATCGTTATTGTCGACGTTATAGAACCATCGGTTAATGCCAGCTTAAGCGGCGGGACATTTAACAATACACAGACTGTGCAACTGAAAGCTTCCGATGACAACGATAATGTAACTATTTATTATACCACCGATGGAACTGATCCACGGACCAGTGCCAGTAGAATAGAATTAGGACCCAGCGGATATATTGATATTGACAATTCTAAAACACTTTGTTTTGCTGCTCTGGACATATCTGGTAAATGGAGCCAGATTTACAACCAAACCTACACCATAATCCATGTTATCCCTAATTACTATGATCAAACCATGATACAGGATGTTTTAGACCATGCCACCCCTGGAAGTACAGTAATATTCATGGGAGATTCTTACGATAATCTGCATCTGGTAATCAATAAAAAACTGAATATAATCAGCAATGTGGGAACTATAATAACTGTAACCAATTATGTGGGCATAGTTGAAAATGAATGGCACGGTGTAATCCCAGAAATACCCATATTTGATTCATCTACTTCCCCAGTATTCCTTATTAATGGAACTGAAGCATCTGGAACCAGTATAAGTGGGTTTACCATCATCACCAACATAAAACTGGGGGTGATTAACTCCACCACTGATCCCGATTATGGAGACGGTCACGGATGGACCCCGGTTAATAAAACATACGTTGCTAACACCATTAGCGAAAACTTGAATGTTATCCAAATAAACAACGCAAATAATGTTATTATTTATAATATGAACGTGATTGCAGCCAATGAAACCGCAATTGCAATAATAGGAAGCTTAAACACCACTATAGAAAACAACAATATAACCAATGTTTATACTGGAATCTACGTGTCAGATAGTCAAGGCACACAGATTATTGGGAATAACATTTCAGATTACAGTAAGAACAATGTAGATCTGGAAAACTCCCAAATTGTATACATTCAGGAAAATGACATTGACGGTTCATTTAAAGGAGTTAAAGCATGTTCCTGCAGCAATATCCAGATCAATGGGAATAATATCAACGGTGATTTAGGAGTAGATCCCACCGTATTCACCAACCCCAGCTTTGAAAATGATTTTAATGGATGGATACTCGGGAACGGAGCAAGTATTAGTACTGTAGAACCTCATAATGGGAAATATAGTGTTTATTTCTCCTTCAATGGGGACATAACCCAGGTTGTTGATTTAACATCCATCGGTTTCATCTCGTTCTGGGGTTATTCTGTAGACACCTATGATGGGGACGGGGAATATGATTTATATATCGATGATAACCTTGTAAAAGTGTTTAAAATTGTACAGGAAGCCAGTAACTACGATCCGGTTACCGTAGAGAGTAGGTGGATCCAGTACGTATTCAGTTTTGATCACCTCTACACCGGTAACCACACTGTGAGGTTAACCTGGAATTCTGGCCGTGTCCCGGTTTATGTTGATGATTTTTCTTCATTCACTGCATTTAATTCCGCTAATTTTGTGTATACTATCGTAAATAACGATACTGACCCATTAACTGTGCAGTTTAATGACACTTCTACTGGTTTGATAGACAGCTGGTTCTGGGACTTTGGTGATGGAACTAATTCCACAGATCGAAATCCAGTTCACACTTATCAAAAGCTGGGAGTTTATACCGTAAGTTTGACTGTCAGTGGAAAGTTTTACAATTCCACCATCACCAGGGATAATCTGTTTAATATTGAAGGACCGGTGAATAACCGGACAGGAAAAATCTATCAAACAATCCAGGAAGCAATAAACGATGATGACACTGTAAACGGTGATACAATCCTTGTTGGAAACTCGGTATACATGCAAAGTTACACTGAAAACATTCAGGTAACTAAAAGGTTGAATATCATTGCAATAGGAACTGTGATAATTACAGCTCTGGATCCTGCAAAACCCGTGTTCACAATACTTAGTGGTGGAACTGGTTCTGTTATAAATGGATTCACCATAACTGGAGCCACCAGTTCCAGTGGGATTTACATATCCCCTGGATCAGGTGCTACCATCACCAGTAATACTCTCACCGGTAACTCCATTGGAGTGAATGTTGACAACGGTGCTGCAAATATCAATTTCAATAATATTTACAGTAACAACCTTTACGGTTTGGAATTCACCGGGACCAATGTAAATGCCATTAACAACTGGTGGGGAAGCAACAATCCCATCTACGGAAATTTAAACATGGCTACAGGAGTTAAAGACATATTTGAAGCACAGTATTCAACTAATGCAATATTTAACCCATGGATTGTACTGAAAATTTATGTTTCCAATGATCTGTTGAAAGAAAATGCCACATCGGTAGTTACCGCAGATATGACCACTAACTCCAATGGTCAGGACACATCCAGTCTGGGTAGTGTTCCCAGAATTCATGTTAGCTTTTTCTACAATGACCCCAACCCTGAAGATTTCACGATATCAAAGACATTATCCTCTCATGGACTAAGCAGGGCAAAAATAACCGGTGGAAACATCAGCAACATTTACATTGTAAGTGCAACTGTCACCGGGTGCAGGGTTAGTCTTAATATTACCGTGGATACCATTGCCCCCACTGTTAATGCCTCTTTAGAGGGAGGTCATTACAACTCCACCCAAACAGTGACATTGACATCCACAGATAATCTGGGCAATACAACTATCTACTACACTGTGAACGGTTCTGATCCCCGGATAAGTGGCATACTGTACAAAGATCCCCTGATCATTAATGAAACTACAATTTTAAGGTACGCTGCTTATGACCCAGCAGGGAACTGGAGTCCTGCTTACTTGCAGTACTATATTATGGGAGTGTATGGTCTTGGGAATTCTGATTGGCCATGCTTCCAGAATAATGCAAACAACACTGGCCAGTCCGATTATACCGGTCCCCAGACCAATACTACAAAATGGACTTTTGATAATCTCACTGTCTATGGATCTGCAGTGATAAGCTCTGATGGAACCATTTACGTGTGCAGTTACGATGGTACACTCTATGTGTTTAACAGTATGGGTGTGCTGCAATGGGCCTACAGTACACGCAGTTACATTCTCGGTTCTCCCACCATTGGCAGTGATGGGACCATCTACTTCAGCAACTGTTACAACAGCACCACCTATGCCCTGAGCCCCAACGGAACACTACTATGGAAGTACAACACTGGAGGGTATAATTTTGGATCCTCCCCGGTGATTGACGCAGATGGCATAGTCTACGTGGTGGATACCAACGGAGCAACTGGAACCCTTTATGCATTCTATCCCCGAGGGATTTTAAAATGGACCTACACCATCAATGAAATATATGGAACTTCCCCTATTATTGGAACAGATGGAACCATCTACATTGCAGATTACAAAAGCACAGATAACAGCGGATCAATGTACGCCATAAACTCCAATGGAACATTAAAATGGTCATATGCATTAAATGGGGGCGCATATCACAGTATTTTTTCCATTGGTCCCGATGGAACCATTTACATGGGAACAATAAATGGTATTCTGTACGCAATGAACAGTAATGGAACACTTAAACAGTCTTACACACTCTCTGTCAGTTCTAATGGAACCGTTTATTTAATAACTAACAATGGAACTCAAACCAGCGTATATTCCAGCAGCAATGGCACAGGAAATCTGTTGTGTACGGTTTCAATTGATTCAAACGGAACCCTGTGTATTTTAACACCACATTCCGGCCTAATTTTTGATTCAGAAAGTAATTCATCCAGAACATGTAATGATAAGCCATTCTATAATATTATAATTGGTCCAGATGGAGCTATCTACGTTGGAACTTCAAAGGGTATCTACGTAATTATTAACGGCGAAATCAGACAGTTATATGATATTACCATTGGTTCAGATGGAACCCTTAACATAACAACTCAAACTGGTTCATACCTCCTTAAAAATGGTGTTAACCAGTCCTACGGATTTTCAGTTGGTACGGACGGGATAATTTACATTAGAGCCCAGTTAGGCGAATACGCAATCATCAATGAAATAGTTCAACCGGCAACAAAACACAGTACTGCAACTAATACTATTGCAGAATCAATTTATGGAGCTCCTGCAATCTCACCTAATGGAACCCTCTATCTTATGGGGGTAAAAAACCTTTATGCCATTGGTTCAGGTGGAAATTTACTCTGGACTTACAATGTAGGGGGTCTTCCCACCATCAAGGAAGCAACTTCGGCTGCCATAGGCAATGATGGTACAATTTATGTGGGAAGTGAAAGTGGCCTGTATGCTTTAAACTCTGATGGAACACTCAAATGGAGTTATACCACAGGCAGTATCTGTGGCTCCCCTGCAATCGCCAAAGATGGTAGTTTGTACATTGGAACATTAGATGGCACATTTTATGCATTCAATGATATTGCAGCCAATTTCGAAGCATACGTTAATTGCACAACTGTGCAGTTTAACGACAGTTCCACCGGTAATATAACCACTTGGTACTGGGATTTCGGCGATGGTACTACCTCTGATGAAGAAAATCCCCTGCATGTTTACCGTAAATCTGGTGTTTATATCGTTGGTTTGGGTGTGATATTAAGCGATGGTAACATACTGATAAGGACAAAGACCATTGTAACCGGCCCCACTGTGAGTGCAAACTTAGTTGGAGGTGTTTATAACACGGCAGAGAGCATAATATTAACTGTTACAGGCAACGGCAATACAGATATCTACTACACCACTGATGGTAGTGACCCCCGTACCAGTAGCACTCGAAAAGTTTACACTGAACCCATCAGAATAAGTGAAACAAAAACACTTAACTATATTGCTCTTGACTCAACAGGTAACTGGAGCCCATTGTACAGCCAGAAATACACCATATTACTGGTTGAATATGTTCAAGATTACTCTTATTACGATATAAATACTGTAAACAGTGATATACAGGCCATTTTAGATAAAGCCTATTCTGGAAGTACAGTGATATTCTTGGGGCAGAAGTATGATAATCTGCATCTGACTGTCAACAAAGAACTGAATATTATCAGTAATATTGGAACACTACTCACATCTTCCGGTTCCCCGGTGTTCTCGATTACTGGAACTTCTGCTTCTGGAACCTGGATAAGTGGGTTTATTATCATTACCAACAACACCGGTACGGGAATACTTCTAAATAACGCTAATAATGTAACCATTTCAGATGTGAGCATGAGTTCAACAGGAGGATCTCCCATATCTGTAATTGGAAGCTCCAACACCACCATAAAAGACAGTACATTAAGCGGTTCCAACAATGGAATTTACATCTCAGACAGTAATAATACTCTGATCAGTGGAAACATCATCAGTGGTAACCTGGAAAATGGTGTGTATGTGGAAAATTCATTGAATACCATTATAAATGGCGGTACAATCTATAATAACGGCATGAATGGAGTTAATATTTGCAATTCAAATGGGACATTGGTTGATAATGTTGTTATAAATAATAATGGTTTAACTGGAAGTAGTGGGAGTGGGGTGTATATTGACAGTTCGGACAATGTTCAGATCAGTAATAATCATATCACTGGAAACGAGTATGGAATTAAAACAAATGGAATCATTAACCAGGCTAATATAATCAGTAACTTCATTTACAAGAATATTTGGGATGGTATACTCCTGAATGGAGAAGATATAATAAATTCATTCATATCCTCCAATAACATTCAGGAGAATGGTAATGGAATTCACATTAACTGCCTGAACCAGAACCTCACTGTTAATGGAAATGTGATCATTGACAGTACTTCAACAGCAAGTGGTAATGGAAATGGAGTATGGTTTGAATTTGGTTCCTATTCAAATACCTTCAGTTTCAGTCATAACATTCTAAGTGGTAATGAAAGGGAAGATATTGAAACACGAAATGCAGGAATATTGGACATTAAAGGCTCTAACTGGCCAGGAGCTCCTGAATGTGGAGTGCCAGCCCATTCAGATTGTGATCCCTCCTGTCAGTGCAGAAGATGGGATCCTAATATGATGTGGGTGATAACCAGAACTGGTGAAAACACTTATCAGGTGAAACTTTATGATGGTGTGAATGGTAAACTGGTGACTGATATTGCCCCCTTTGCAGTGACATTTACACTTGGTTCAGAGCCAATAACAGTTATGACAGTTAACGGGATTGCTACTGCTACATTTAACGGTAATAGTAAAGGTACAGTAATAGCTAAAGCTTTTGAATATGAGATATCATCCACACTATCCAACTCAGATATAAGCTACACATCAACTACTAATAATAATGATCCAGGAATTATAATTCCAAAGAAAATCTCCAATATTGCTGCCTGGGCAGATGGTAAAAAAGGAACCAATGGCAAAGGAGATGGCAATACTGGTGATGGTAACGATGGTACTGGAGGAGCTGGTCATGGGAGTGGAAGTAGTTCCGGAAGTTCTGGAAGTGCAAGTGGCAGTGGAGCATCATCCGGTTCTGGTGCAACTGTGGGATTAACATCAGCCCTTTCTCAAGCATCAAGCGCAGGATCTTCCAGTTCATCCGGATCAAATGGAGGATCATCCCAGGAAAAAACAGTTCAGGAACTATTAACCGAAGAAACATTACAAAACCCCAATTTCTGGGCTATGCTGGCAATCGTCATACTAATAATCGGAGTGATTGGTGGTTACTACCGTAAAGACATAAAGAAAATGATTGAAAAATCAAAAAAGTAA